Genomic window (Desulforapulum autotrophicum HRM2):
TGTCTTCCCGGACAATGGCACAGATGTTGGGGTTGTGGAGTTCTTTACAGGTGGCATGGTTGTAGAGCGGACATTCGGGATATTGCTTTGACATTTTTTGCTCCCTTTTTGTGGCTTTTGTAGCTTCAACATGCATTTGCAGTGAACTATAGCTTAAATTTAGCTTTGTTTCAAGGGGCTGGATTTCTGCTCGAGGAATTTGCCGCAGATGCACAGGGATGCCCAGGAGAAAATATAATCAATGAGCCTGGGAACTGAGATTCCCTGGTTGAATCCACCCAGGTGGGGACCGGTGCTCAGGGAAATATTGGCCTTTCCCCGTTCCTGGAGGTTTGCCTTGTCCAAAGCCATGCCACGATCCATGAGAAAGGATATGAACGCATCGTTGTCCATTCTGTCCTGATCCTCGATTCTGAGGATCTCTTCCATATGGTTGTCAACCCCCATTTCATCGATGAGGGAGTTCAGCAGATCTTTTGAAGGTGGGGGAAGATCTGGAGGCGCATCAACGCCGGTAAAGCCTGAATAGTAACGGTTCATGGCGCAGGTGATCGCCTGATTGAACATGGCAAGGTCAAAGAGTTCCCTTGCATCCACAGGATTGCCAAGGGCGTCGTTGCCGCGTTTGGCCGGTAAACTGTTTCTGAAAAAACTGCCGGCTACGAGGATGAGGCTTAAAAGGTGGGACCCGATGTGATGGTGCAGGTGTCTGGGGTTCTGAACAAAGGCGAAGTGCTCAAAATCCCTTAACCCGGATACGGCAAAGTTGGGGTGACGACAGCTTTCAAGCCAGCGGTCAAGTCTGCCGCTTCTTTCCCACTGGTAAACCCCACCGTCTTCCCTGCGACCCTGCTGCACTCGGTTGTGGAACAGGGGGATAACCGCCGTATGAACAATCCCCATGGCGGCAGTTCGGCCGAGAAGCTCTGCATTGTGGCCAAGTACCCGGGGCAGATCAATTGGTGCTCCATGGTCAAGGGGTTCGTTGGGGTAATCGTAGTAGTTGCTGGCAGCACAAAAGGCAATGGCCAGTTGCTCAGGGTGAACCTTGTCGGGAATAACAACGGTATTTGGGATTTCAATGATCCTGAAGAGGCAGACTTCCTTGTCCTTGATCGGTCGTGGAATGTCAAAATCTGCGAAATCAAAGTGTTCATGGATTTTAAAAAAATCCATCCATCCGGTTTCAACTGCCAGATTTCGAGGGTCTTCAAGGGGAGTAAGAAACTTGATAACACCGATACGACCGGTCTGGGTGGGTGCGGTCAGGCTTCTTCCCCGCCATGTGAAGGGTGCCTGTCCGGCAATACCAAGGGCATTGGTGATCCATTCAAACGATCGTGAGCTCACCACGGTTTTTCCCGGGTCTGGGGGGGTGACGGGTTTTACGGCAAGGGGGAGATTGCCCAATGCCTCTCCCACGGCCCTGTGTCTGTGGCCTGTGCTGGAAACCAGGATCTGCTGAAGTTCCGGGATAATGCGTTCACCCGGCCCTTTGGGGGTTGTGACAAGAATGGTTATCAGGGTTTCGGCGGTTTCCCGGAAAAGGAAAAGGGCCTGTTTCTGGGTGTCAAATTTTTTTGACTGGATGAGAAAAATCAGCGCGTTAACAGTTTTGTCGGTCACGCTTGCAGCGGATCGAACAAGCCGTTCACCAATGGCTTTTACAGCCATGTACGCTGCCGGAAAGTCAAGTTCCTGGTTGAGCAGCCTATATTCAATACTTTCTGGGACATTTTCCCCTGCCCGGGTTGGGATCGTCATGGGGGCGGTATCTACTGCAGCAGATCTTTTTCAGAGATGCTCTCTGATGTTTTGGGTTGTTTCGGGGGTGCTGACTTCCCGGGGGAGACTTGAGCCTGGGATTTTAATATTTCTTCCTGATACTGTTGTTTGATCCGGGCAAGTTCCCTGTCCAGCGTCTTTCGGTCAATGGTTGTCTGTTCAAGGGTGTTCGCCTTTATCTTGACCAGGCCGAGCTCTTTTTGCAGATAGGCCATGGTCTTCTCCTTGTCGGCAATCTGGGCGGCAATCTGGGCGACAAGGGCAGCAGATCCAGACTTCCCCTCCTGGATGGCGGCCGTCATTTCCTGAATGGCTGTATCAAGTTCAGCCGTTTGTTTCCCAAGACTCTTTTCAAGTTCAGCCGTTTTTGCAATGATTTCAGCCACCCTGCTCTCCGTGGCGGTCAGGGCTTTTTTCAGTTCATTTTCAAGGGTCTTAGACGTGGCTGACTCCCGATCTGACAGACTTTTTTCCAACCGGGCAAGGTCGACCTTAACCTCGCTTTTTTCCGCCTTGGCCGTTGCAAGTTTAGCCATTCCTGACTCAAGATCCTTGAGGGTGGTTTCAAGCTGGTGTTGAATCTTTGCCATGTCCACGGTCATGGCGTTTATTTTGGCCCCCAGGGTTTCGGCAACATCCTGAACCTCGTTCTGTCCAGTGTCATGGACATCCACCATCCTGTCCTTGATGTCCATATAGGCAAACCAGACAATGGCACCGATGAGACAGGGAATTATGACGGAAATAATGGTGATTCTGTTGCCGAGCTTTTCGATCTTGAGTTCATTGAGCTCCTGACGAAAGGCTGCCGCCGACATTTCGTCATTATCCGGCCCATGACCGCCAATGGTGAAATCGTCCGGTTCTCCGGGGCTGGTGCTCATCTGTCTATTCCCACTCAATGGTTCCGGGGGGTTTGGAGGTGATGTCAAATACCACCCTGTTGACCCCGTCCACCTCGTTGATGATCCGATTGGACACGGTGGCAAGCAACTCATGGGGAAGCCTTGCCCAGTCAGCAGTCATGGCATCTTTGCTCGTGACAGCCCGGATGGCGATGCAGCTGTCGTAGGTCCGCTTGTCTCCCATGACGCCCACGCTCTTGATGGGCAAAAGGACTGCAAAGGATTGCCATAGTTTTCGATAGAGACCCGCAGCCCGGATTTCTTCAAGGAGAAGGGTATCGGCTGCCTTCAGGATGGACAGCCTTTTTTCACTGACAGCGCCCATGATGCGGATGGCAAGTCCTGGGCCCGGGAAGGGCTGGCGCCATACCAGATTTTCGTTGAGTCCCAGCTCCAGCCCAAGCTTTCTCACCTCGTCCTTAAAGAGAAATTGAAGGGGCTCGACCAGCTTGAGTTTCATCTTTTCAGGCAGGCCGCCCACATTGTGGTGGGATTTAATGATGGATGTGGGCCCGCCAAAGGCTGATT
Coding sequences:
- a CDS encoding SidJ-related pseudokinase, with the protein product MTIPTRAGENVPESIEYRLLNQELDFPAAYMAVKAIGERLVRSAASVTDKTVNALIFLIQSKKFDTQKQALFLFRETAETLITILVTTPKGPGERIIPELQQILVSSTGHRHRAVGEALGNLPLAVKPVTPPDPGKTVVSSRSFEWITNALGIAGQAPFTWRGRSLTAPTQTGRIGVIKFLTPLEDPRNLAVETGWMDFFKIHEHFDFADFDIPRPIKDKEVCLFRIIEIPNTVVIPDKVHPEQLAIAFCAASNYYDYPNEPLDHGAPIDLPRVLGHNAELLGRTAAMGIVHTAVIPLFHNRVQQGRREDGGVYQWERSGRLDRWLESCRHPNFAVSGLRDFEHFAFVQNPRHLHHHIGSHLLSLILVAGSFFRNSLPAKRGNDALGNPVDARELFDLAMFNQAITCAMNRYYSGFTGVDAPPDLPPPSKDLLNSLIDEMGVDNHMEEILRIEDQDRMDNDAFISFLMDRGMALDKANLQERGKANISLSTGPHLGGFNQGISVPRLIDYIFSWASLCICGKFLEQKSSPLKQS
- a CDS encoding GumC domain-containing protein gives rise to the protein MSTSPGEPDDFTIGGHGPDNDEMSAAAFRQELNELKIEKLGNRITIISVIIPCLIGAIVWFAYMDIKDRMVDVHDTGQNEVQDVAETLGAKINAMTVDMAKIQHQLETTLKDLESGMAKLATAKAEKSEVKVDLARLEKSLSDRESATSKTLENELKKALTATESRVAEIIAKTAELEKSLGKQTAELDTAIQEMTAAIQEGKSGSAALVAQIAAQIADKEKTMAYLQKELGLVKIKANTLEQTTIDRKTLDRELARIKQQYQEEILKSQAQVSPGKSAPPKQPKTSESISEKDLLQ